CCGGCGCGAGACCGTCACGTCGTCCAGGAAGATGTCGCTCTGCGGGTGGCGTCCCGCGGTCGTCAGATCACCGTCGAGCAGGAAGCGGCTGCCCGAGTTCGGACCGCGCCGCACCACCAGGAGCGCGGAGCCGAGCGGCAGCGCGTCCACGGCGGCCTGCGCCTCGGGAGAGAGCGCCGGGAGCTGCGTCTGCCCGGTCACCTCGGCGTCGTACGCCTCGAGACCGGAGATGGAGATCGTGGACGTCGTCTCGGACGGCCGCTCGGGCGTCGCGCCCGGTCGCAGCGGCGCGCCGCAGTTGGAGCAGAAGCGGCTGTTCTCCGCGTTGCGGTTACCGCACCTCGTACACACCAGGGCCGACATAGGGGAAAACCCTCCACCCGTACTCGAGGTTGACGGTTGCCCGAAACCTATGTCGCCCGACTGGCCAGGGTCAACCGACGCCCCGCCCTGACCACCGGGAATGTCACCGGCCTGACCGCCGACCTGATCCCGGAACAGCGGACGGCCGCCCTCCGCGTCGGGCTGGACGCGATGGTGGGCCGTCGCGTTGGCGTTGCTCTCTCGCGAGCTCTTGCCGAACAACTTCGCAAACAACTTCACGGGCGATTCCCCTTGACCGAAACAGACCCGCCCGTGGGGCAGGACGAACCCTGACTGCATACACCGGCCGACCCGGACATTCTCACAACGTCCGTATCCACCAGACAGTTTCCACCACGCACCTGCCAATCGGTGCGCCGACCCCCCGCAACCTCATGCCCCTGCCGGACGACCTCCATGCACCCCCGGTTCACTGCGAGGACGACCGAGCGTAGTCAGGCTGCTCCGCCGCTCGCAAGGCGTCCACGACGATCTTGTCCGACCGCTCGACGACCACGGTGGCCTGCTCCTTCTCCAGAGTCTGCACCACGCCTCCAGGGATGTTGAGCGCCGGTTCGAGGTCCGCCGGCTTGCCGATGACCTTGAAACGATAGGGCGCGGTGATCTTGTTCCCGTCGACGCTCACCGTCTTGCCCGACTCGGTGAGGTAGGTACGGGCCACCACGCGTACGTCGTTCACCTGGATCGCCTCCGCGCCCGCGGCGCGCAGCTCCTGGATCGCGTCGAGCAGCATGTCCGACTCGACCGTCCCCTTCGTGTCCTCGATGGTCATCGTGATGCCGGGACCCTGAGCGGCCACGGTGCCCGCCAGAATGCCGAGTTGCCTCTCCTTCTCGACCGTCTGCCTGCGGGCCTCCTCGGCCTGGTCGGAGCTGTTCTCCAGCTCGTCCCGCTGCTTCTCCAGTCCCTGCTTCTCGTCCTCTAGACGCTGAGTCCGGTCATCCAGTTCATCGAGAATGCGCACAAGATCTTCCTGACGCGCGCCGCGCAGCGCGCTGTCGCTGTCGCTGTTCGACGCGACCTGCACGGCGAGGCCGAAACCGAGCCCGAACAGCAGCAGCGCGACGATGAGTTGGGCCCGTGTCACCCGCGGCGGCCACAGCCCCTTCGCCAGCCGCTGACGGCCGGTCAGCCCGGGTTCGGGCTCGGGCGTGTCCCCGGGCGCCTGGGGCGCCGAGGCGGTCGGCACCTCGGCGGGCAGCTCCTTGCGCAGCCGGTGCTGCGGCTCCCCGTGATGGTTGCTCATCGTCGTCACGCCCGGAAGACGTGCCGGCGGATCGCCGCGGCGTTGGAGAAGATGCGGATGCCGAGGACGACCACGACACCGGTCGACAGCTGCGCGCCCACGCCCAACTTGTCGCCCAGGAACACGATCAGGGCGGCGACCACGACGTTCGACAGGAACGAGACCACGAAGACCTTGTCGTCGAAGATGCCGTCGAGCATGGCCCGCAGACCTCCGAAGACGGCGTCGAGCGCCGCCACCACGGCGATCGGCAGATAGGGCTCGACGACCGCCGGCACCTCCGGCCGGACCAAGAGGCCGGCCACCACTCCCACAATGAGGCCCAGTACGGCGATCACGATGTGCCCTTCTCGGTTTTCGGCTGTGCTGTACGTACGATCACACTCGGTGCCGCGGGCAGCCGGAGGTCGCTCTCCACGGAGATGGCGGTCCGAATGCCGTAGGTCTCCTGAAGGGCGTGCAGATAGAGCCCGTCAGCGCTGTCCTGAAAGGTGCCGCTCAGTTCCTTGCCGTTGCCCACGGCGAGCACCGTGTACGGCGGAACGAGCGGCTTGTTGTCGACCAGTATCGCGTCTCCCGCGGCCCTGATCGCCGAAAGGGCCGTCAGGCGCTGCCCGTTGATGGAGATCGCCTCGGCGCCCGACGCCCACAGTCCGTTGACGACGCGCTGCATGTCGCGGTCGCGGACCCGGCCGGTGTCGGAGAACCCGGCAGTCTCCCGGGGGTTGCCGCCGCCACCGCCGCCGGCTTCCTTGGCGTCGCTCACGACGAG
The sequence above is a segment of the Streptomyces griseoviridis genome. Coding sequences within it:
- a CDS encoding FHA domain-containing protein; translation: MAGAWWKLSGGYGRCENVRVGRCMQSGFVLPHGRVCFGQGESPVKLFAKLFGKSSRESNANATAHHRVQPDAEGGRPLFRDQVGGQAGDIPGGQGGASVDPGQSGDIGFGQPSTSSTGGGFSPMSALVCTRCGNRNAENSRFCSNCGAPLRPGATPERPSETTSTISISGLEAYDAEVTGQTQLPALSPEAQAAVDALPLGSALLVVRRGPNSGSRFLLDGDLTTAGRHPQSDIFLDDVTVSRRHVEFRRAADASFTVADVGSLNGTYVNRERIDEVALANGDEVQIGKYRLVFYASQPGY
- a CDS encoding DUF881 domain-containing protein — protein: MSNHHGEPQHRLRKELPAEVPTASAPQAPGDTPEPEPGLTGRQRLAKGLWPPRVTRAQLIVALLLFGLGFGLAVQVASNSDSDSALRGARQEDLVRILDELDDRTQRLEDEKQGLEKQRDELENSSDQAEEARRQTVEKERQLGILAGTVAAQGPGITMTIEDTKGTVESDMLLDAIQELRAAGAEAIQVNDVRVVARTYLTESGKTVSVDGNKITAPYRFKVIGKPADLEPALNIPGGVVQTLEKEQATVVVERSDKIVVDALRAAEQPDYARSSSQ
- a CDS encoding small basic family protein — encoded protein: MIAVLGLIVGVVAGLLVRPEVPAVVEPYLPIAVVAALDAVFGGLRAMLDGIFDDKVFVVSFLSNVVVAALIVFLGDKLGVGAQLSTGVVVVLGIRIFSNAAAIRRHVFRA
- a CDS encoding DUF881 domain-containing protein encodes the protein MSLLTNVMDHSLDDGYAEAASRKRAAGDAGLPKTLRAKLGLAGGLVLAALVVTVGAAQARVAAPVVAKEREELIDRIDRETETADKLEGSVDKLRAEVSARQREALRMSGGSGQADLVAVLSGAAAVHGPGVKLVVSDAKEAGGGGGGNPRETAGFSDTGRVRDRDMQRVVNGLWASGAEAISINGQRLTALSAIRAAGDAILVDNKPLVPPYTVLAVGNGKELSGTFQDSADGLYLHALQETYGIRTAISVESDLRLPAAPSVIVRTAQPKTEKGTS